A genomic window from Micromonospora ferruginea includes:
- a CDS encoding GrpB family protein, whose protein sequence is MSSPGRVVEVVVHDPRWPDQFERERRLLAEVLPTSLSIEHIGSTSVPGLAAKPIIDISAVLPDFQENAVDLEALGRLGYVFRPGVFADDEQHLFFPKDTAGRRTHHLHLFSVMSPLPRQNRIFRDYLAAHPDAARRYESAKRRAADLHPDSRARYGEAKEAAMLHVLAQARLWAR, encoded by the coding sequence GTGAGCAGTCCCGGACGTGTCGTCGAGGTGGTGGTCCACGACCCGAGGTGGCCGGATCAGTTCGAGCGTGAACGACGGCTCCTGGCCGAGGTGTTGCCGACATCGCTGAGCATCGAGCACATCGGGTCGACCAGCGTCCCGGGGTTGGCGGCCAAACCGATCATCGACATCTCGGCGGTGCTGCCCGATTTCCAGGAGAACGCCGTGGACCTGGAGGCACTGGGGCGACTCGGGTACGTCTTTCGACCGGGGGTGTTCGCCGACGATGAGCAGCACCTGTTCTTCCCCAAGGACACCGCGGGGAGGCGCACCCACCACTTGCACCTCTTCAGCGTGATGTCGCCGCTTCCACGGCAGAATCGGATCTTCCGCGACTACCTCGCGGCCCACCCGGATGCGGCACGACGATACGAATCGGCCAAACGACGAGCAGCCGATCTGCATCCCGACAGCCGAGCCAGATACGGCGAGGCCAAGGAAGCGGCCATGCTTCACGTGCTGGCCCAGGCTCGGCTGTGGGCGCGTTGA
- a CDS encoding chorismate mutase translates to MPDDHSITSLRDRIDEIDATLIAMWQERAGISRQIGALRLTSGGTRLALSRELEVMRRFREGIGPDGNDLALLVLRAGRGPLLPPT, encoded by the coding sequence ATGCCGGATGATCATTCCATCACCTCCTTGCGTGACCGGATCGACGAGATCGACGCCACCCTCATCGCCATGTGGCAGGAACGGGCGGGCATTTCCCGGCAGATCGGCGCGCTGCGCCTCACCTCCGGCGGCACCCGGCTGGCGCTGTCGCGGGAGCTCGAAGTCATGCGGCGGTTCCGCGAGGGCATCGGCCCCGACGGCAACGACCTCGCGCTGCTCGTGCTGCGCGCCGGTCGGGGCCCGCTGCTGCCCCCGACCTGA
- a CDS encoding phosphatase PAP2 family protein yields MTVPQESPEESGTPAGGKRRRVVAMLLWLALFAVGTAFIGLPTSDPFIAFGWLWLATIAWHSDQPWRRHLRFLRDWLPICSLLVVYNISRGYADNLFAPHVTELIAADRWMFGGVTGGDVPTAWLQRHLYEPGAVQWWEVAVSVVYFSHFLAVPTVAVVLWMRSRPQWGRFMRRWFTLCVAGLVTYFVYPAAPPWWAAEPQHGALVDVQRISTNGWEAIGLHGAGNALNALQVEASNPVAAMPSLHTAFALLAVVFFLPSLRRRWWPLLLCYPLAMTFTLVYSGEHWVIDVLVGWLYVGVVFVVMGAAERWWSRRRTREDDVTRPGPPDRERVPDAPARF; encoded by the coding sequence ATGACGGTTCCGCAGGAAAGCCCAGAGGAATCCGGTACGCCGGCCGGAGGAAAGCGTCGTCGGGTCGTCGCGATGCTCCTGTGGCTCGCGCTGTTCGCGGTGGGCACCGCGTTCATCGGCCTGCCGACCAGTGACCCCTTCATCGCCTTCGGCTGGCTGTGGCTGGCCACCATCGCCTGGCACAGCGACCAGCCGTGGCGGCGGCATCTGAGGTTCCTGCGGGACTGGCTGCCCATCTGCTCGCTGCTCGTCGTCTACAACATCTCCCGGGGCTACGCGGACAATCTCTTCGCCCCGCACGTGACCGAGCTGATCGCGGCGGACCGGTGGATGTTCGGTGGCGTCACGGGCGGCGACGTGCCCACCGCGTGGCTACAGCGGCACCTGTACGAGCCGGGCGCGGTGCAGTGGTGGGAGGTCGCCGTCTCCGTCGTGTACTTCTCGCACTTCTTGGCCGTACCGACGGTCGCCGTGGTGCTGTGGATGCGGTCGCGCCCGCAGTGGGGCCGGTTCATGCGCCGCTGGTTCACCCTGTGCGTCGCCGGGCTGGTCACGTACTTCGTCTACCCGGCGGCGCCGCCGTGGTGGGCCGCGGAGCCGCAGCACGGCGCGCTCGTCGACGTGCAGCGCATCTCCACCAACGGCTGGGAGGCGATCGGCCTGCACGGCGCCGGCAACGCGCTCAACGCGCTGCAGGTCGAGGCGTCGAACCCGGTCGCCGCCATGCCGTCGCTGCACACCGCGTTCGCGTTACTGGCGGTGGTGTTCTTCCTGCCGTCGCTGCGCCGTCGCTGGTGGCCGCTCCTGCTGTGCTATCCGCTCGCCATGACGTTCACGCTCGTCTACTCGGGCGAGCACTGGGTCATCGACGTCCTGGTCGGATGGCTCTACGTCGGTGTCGTCTTCGTCGTGATGGGCGCTGCCGAGCGCTGGTGGAGCCGGCGCAGGACCCGGGAGGACGACGTCACCCGGCCGGGTCCGCCGGATCGGGAGCGGGTCCCGGACGCCCCGGCGCGGTTCTGA
- a CDS encoding DedA family protein → MSPFRVLTDLVGTYGYPGVALLVGVEGFGVPAPGQTAIVLAAGYAAHGKLSVVGVAATAFLAAVIGDSIGYLIGRYGGRRLVLRHGRRLGLGPDRFARLEAVMSRQGPKLVAAARFVDGLRQFNGVVAGTTGMPWRRFVTYNALGAAAWVGLWTAGGYLAGDHLRALLVDLHHFEWYVVGAVVVLVLAYVGRRLARRSDRAG, encoded by the coding sequence GTGAGCCCGTTCCGCGTCCTCACCGATCTGGTGGGCACATACGGCTATCCGGGCGTCGCCCTGCTCGTCGGCGTGGAGGGCTTCGGCGTGCCCGCCCCCGGGCAGACCGCGATCGTCCTCGCCGCCGGCTACGCCGCCCACGGCAAGCTGAGCGTCGTCGGCGTGGCGGCCACCGCGTTCCTGGCCGCCGTGATCGGCGACAGCATCGGCTACCTGATCGGCCGCTACGGGGGCCGTCGGCTCGTCCTGCGCCACGGCCGCCGCCTGGGTCTCGGCCCGGACCGCTTCGCCCGCCTGGAGGCGGTGATGAGCCGGCAGGGTCCGAAGCTGGTCGCCGCCGCACGGTTCGTCGACGGCCTCCGGCAGTTCAACGGCGTCGTCGCCGGCACCACCGGCATGCCGTGGCGGCGCTTCGTGACCTACAACGCCCTCGGCGCCGCCGCCTGGGTCGGGCTGTGGACCGCCGGCGGGTACCTGGCCGGCGACCACCTGCGCGCGCTCCTGGTGGACCTGCACCACTTCGAGTGGTACGTGGTCGGCGCCGTTGTCGTCCTCGTGCTCGCCTACGTCGGTCGGCGGCTGGCCCGCCGCTCGGACCGGGCCGGGTGA
- a CDS encoding sulfite exporter TauE/SafE family protein, with amino-acid sequence MVETLAVASVAAFATAWLSAVAGFGGGVLLLPVFTALFGLRTAVPVLTLAQVWSNGSRVWLNRREVNWPLVRWFALGALPTAVLGGLALAHAPAGPLKRLLGVLLIAVVVRRRHRPRPRRPTERAFGVVGAASGLGSALLGSVGPLTAPFFLAYGLAHAAYVGTEAASALAMHGAKIAAYGAGALLDRRVLLFGLALTPATLLGAWAGRRTVGRISDRVFVALVEGGLVVAGLLFLIGF; translated from the coding sequence GTGGTCGAGACCCTCGCGGTGGCGTCGGTGGCGGCGTTCGCGACGGCGTGGCTGTCCGCGGTGGCCGGCTTCGGTGGGGGCGTGCTGTTGCTGCCGGTGTTCACCGCGTTGTTCGGACTGCGCACGGCCGTACCGGTGCTGACCCTGGCCCAGGTGTGGAGCAACGGCTCACGTGTGTGGCTCAACCGGCGGGAGGTGAATTGGCCGTTGGTGCGCTGGTTCGCGCTGGGTGCGCTGCCCACCGCCGTTCTGGGTGGGCTGGCGCTGGCGCACGCCCCGGCCGGGCCGCTCAAGCGGCTGCTGGGCGTGCTGCTGATCGCGGTGGTCGTCCGGCGGCGACACCGCCCGCGGCCGCGGCGGCCGACCGAACGGGCGTTCGGCGTGGTGGGCGCGGCCTCCGGTCTCGGCTCGGCGTTGCTCGGGTCGGTGGGCCCGCTGACCGCGCCGTTCTTCCTGGCCTACGGGTTGGCGCACGCCGCCTACGTCGGCACCGAGGCGGCGAGCGCGCTGGCGATGCACGGCGCGAAGATCGCCGCGTACGGCGCCGGCGCGTTGCTCGACCGCCGCGTGCTGCTGTTCGGGCTGGCGTTGACACCCGCGACGCTGCTGGGCGCGTGGGCCGGCCGCCGGACGGTGGGGCGGATCAGCGACCGGGTGTTCGTCGCGCTCGTGGAGGGCGGCCTGGTCGTCGCCGGGCTGCTGTTCCTGATCGGGTTCTGA
- a CDS encoding aminoglycoside phosphotransferase family protein yields MDGNGVEVVIAHSERATLRVGDVFVKVDADQARLDVEVQAMAAAPVPTPQVRWHEPPALALAALPGVALGRLGEPSTASPAAWAAAGAAVRTLHDAPLPPWPGRSRDELASGLAEECEWLLAHDVLPADVVTRNRRLAETALRPWTPVFIHGDLQVDHVFVADDQVTGILDWSEASRGDAHFDLATLTLGHPEHLGDVIAGYGADVDRDLVRAWWSLRCLTNVRWLAEHGYGSPDDFPEVAVLRAQP; encoded by the coding sequence ATGGACGGGAACGGGGTCGAGGTCGTGATCGCCCACAGCGAGCGCGCGACCCTACGCGTCGGCGACGTGTTCGTGAAGGTCGACGCGGACCAGGCCCGCCTGGACGTCGAGGTGCAGGCGATGGCCGCCGCGCCGGTCCCCACCCCGCAGGTCCGATGGCACGAGCCGCCCGCGCTGGCGCTCGCCGCGCTCCCGGGGGTCGCGCTCGGTCGCCTCGGCGAGCCGTCCACCGCCTCGCCGGCCGCGTGGGCGGCGGCGGGCGCCGCCGTCCGCACACTGCACGACGCGCCGCTGCCGCCCTGGCCCGGACGCAGTCGCGACGAGCTGGCGTCGGGCCTGGCCGAGGAGTGCGAGTGGCTGCTCGCCCACGACGTCCTGCCCGCCGACGTGGTCACCCGTAACCGCCGGCTCGCCGAGACGGCGCTGCGGCCGTGGACGCCGGTGTTCATCCACGGCGACCTCCAGGTCGACCACGTCTTCGTCGCCGACGATCAGGTCACCGGCATCCTCGACTGGTCCGAGGCGTCCCGCGGTGACGCGCACTTCGACCTCGCCACCCTCACGCTGGGGCACCCGGAGCACCTCGGCGACGTCATCGCCGGCTACGGCGCCGACGTCGACCGCGACCTGGTACGCGCCTGGTGGTCGCTGCGGTGCCTGACCAACGTGCGCTGGCTGGCCGAACACGGCTACGGCTCGCCGGACGACTTCCCCGAGGTGGCCGTGCTGCGCGCGCAGCCCTGA